A window of the Hyphomicrobiales bacterium 4NK60-0047b genome harbors these coding sequences:
- a CDS encoding serine hydrolase has protein sequence MKKFLILLLLVLVLLALGTSAVTYRYPHVIAIAEEGFPAKTWPAKGIYVDVVGKAQQWPHSFIADAALDNEFGQKLQQLNLDNETDALVAYHKGRLKYAYFRPGFNEKTQFNSYSMAKSLIGYLVLKAIDEGEIDGLDSPIGTYLLDLKDEGLKNQTIERFLTMRSGLQIEKKGPPKPLAKDAKRGPDKDASNPFTLLAKMHIEGLPGIVDQLKMPKEPSSEYHYQNVNTALLGLMLTRIYKQPLNVLLSTKIWKPAGASHAHWRTYTNEGSVTPYCCLFATVEDWAKIAYFLSKNGMTIELTNKTEEPQDLVPFLQSTSVIKYMMPERFKKEDLREGIYGLHVRHDILDRPGEAIQGAFTYFVGHGGQLVYLLPEHDLVIVRFGRKHTLLHSTVYYLWRIIQAEKSAS, from the coding sequence ATGAAAAAATTTCTTATATTACTTTTGCTCGTCCTTGTTCTTTTGGCTTTAGGGACAAGCGCTGTTACGTACCGCTACCCTCATGTGATTGCAATTGCTGAAGAAGGCTTCCCGGCTAAAACCTGGCCTGCCAAGGGCATTTATGTGGATGTCGTCGGAAAAGCGCAACAATGGCCCCATAGTTTTATAGCTGATGCCGCACTTGATAATGAGTTTGGCCAGAAATTACAGCAACTAAACCTGGACAATGAAACTGATGCGTTGGTGGCTTATCATAAGGGCCGCCTGAAATATGCTTATTTCCGCCCTGGGTTTAATGAAAAAACCCAGTTTAATTCATATTCTATGGCAAAAAGCCTGATTGGTTATTTGGTCTTAAAAGCCATTGATGAAGGGGAGATTGATGGTCTTGATAGCCCCATTGGTACGTATTTGCTGGATTTAAAAGATGAAGGGTTGAAAAACCAAACAATTGAGCGGTTTTTAACGATGCGAAGCGGCCTTCAAATTGAAAAGAAAGGCCCGCCTAAACCCCTGGCTAAAGACGCCAAACGGGGCCCTGATAAAGATGCTTCTAATCCGTTTACCCTCCTTGCGAAGATGCATATTGAAGGACTTCCCGGGATTGTTGACCAGTTAAAAATGCCCAAGGAGCCCTCTTCTGAATATCACTATCAAAATGTGAACACAGCACTTCTTGGCCTCATGCTGACCCGCATTTATAAACAACCCTTGAATGTTCTTTTATCGACAAAAATCTGGAAACCAGCTGGAGCCTCTCACGCGCATTGGCGGACTTACACGAATGAAGGCAGTGTCACTCCATATTGCTGCTTGTTTGCGACCGTAGAAGACTGGGCGAAAATTGCTTACTTTCTCTCAAAAAATGGCATGACTATCGAGCTAACAAACAAAACTGAAGAACCTCAAGACCTTGTGCCGTTCCTACAATCTACTAGTGTTATTAAATACATGATGCCAGAGCGCTTTAAAAAGGAAGATTTGCGTGAAGGTATTTATGGACTACATGTGCGCCATGATATTCTTGATCGTCCCGGAGAAGCTATACAAGGGGCTTTTACCTATTTTGTAGGTCATGGAGGGCAGCTTGTTTATTTATTGCCAGAGCATGATTTGGTGATTGTCCGCTTTGGACGTAAACATACATTGCTGCACTCAACCGTTTATTATCTCTGGCGGATCATTCAGGCTGAAAAATCGGCTTCTTAA
- the gatA gene encoding Asp-tRNA(Asn)/Glu-tRNA(Gln) amidotransferase subunit GatA translates to MPDLLDLSIAEAREGLGNGDFSAKEYTESHLKEIESANKALNAYILETPEKALEMAAKSDDRMAKGEAGLLEGIPLGIKDLFCTDGVRTTACSHILDGFEPPYESTVTENLWNAGAVMLGKLNLDEFAMGSSNETSHYGEVVNPWRRDGDEAKLVPGGSSGGSASAVAAHLCAAATATDTGGSIRQPAAFTGTVGLKPTYGRVSRWGTIAFASSLDQAGPITRTVEDAALMLQVMASHDPKDTTSVDIAVPDYRKEMEGKVKGMTVGIPKEYRVDGMSEEIEALWQQGIEWYKDAGAKIVEVSLPHTKYALPAYYIVAPAEASSNLARYDGVKYGLRVEGDSIDGMYENTRAEGFGAEVKRRILMGTYVLSAGYYDAYYLKAQKVRTRIKQDFDEAFKNVDVMLTPTTPSPAFAMGEKSGDPLEMYLNDIFTVTVNMAGLPGISVPAGMSKSGLPLGLQLIGKPFDEGTLLKAGQVIEQAAGELPKPTKWWA, encoded by the coding sequence ATGCCAGATTTATTAGATTTATCAATCGCAGAAGCTCGCGAAGGGCTGGGTAATGGTGATTTCTCGGCTAAAGAATATACTGAAAGCCACCTAAAAGAAATTGAAAGCGCCAACAAGGCGTTAAATGCCTACATATTAGAAACACCGGAAAAAGCGCTAGAAATGGCAGCTAAATCTGATGATCGTATGGCCAAAGGCGAAGCCGGATTGCTTGAAGGTATTCCACTTGGCATCAAAGATTTGTTCTGTACAGATGGTGTCCGCACAACAGCTTGTTCTCATATTTTAGATGGCTTTGAGCCACCGTATGAATCAACAGTGACGGAAAATCTATGGAATGCCGGTGCTGTCATGCTTGGTAAACTCAACTTGGATGAGTTTGCTATGGGGTCTTCGAACGAGACCAGCCACTATGGTGAAGTTGTTAATCCTTGGCGCCGTGATGGTGATGAAGCCAAATTAGTTCCAGGCGGCTCATCTGGCGGGTCAGCATCAGCGGTCGCAGCTCATCTTTGTGCAGCAGCAACAGCAACAGATACCGGCGGATCAATTCGCCAACCGGCAGCTTTTACAGGAACGGTTGGCTTAAAACCAACCTATGGCCGGGTTTCGCGCTGGGGGACGATTGCATTCGCCTCAAGTCTAGATCAAGCCGGACCAATTACCCGAACAGTTGAAGACGCCGCACTTATGTTGCAAGTGATGGCAAGTCACGACCCTAAAGATACAACATCAGTTGATATAGCAGTGCCTGATTATCGAAAAGAGATGGAAGGTAAGGTCAAAGGCATGACTGTAGGTATTCCAAAGGAATATCGGGTCGATGGCATGAGTGAAGAAATTGAAGCACTTTGGCAGCAAGGCATCGAATGGTATAAAGATGCCGGTGCCAAAATTGTTGAAGTGAGCTTGCCTCATACAAAATATGCATTGCCTGCTTACTATATCGTAGCACCAGCTGAGGCTTCTTCTAATCTCGCTCGTTATGATGGCGTTAAATATGGCCTCAGAGTTGAAGGTGATAGCATTGACGGCATGTATGAAAACACAAGAGCTGAAGGCTTTGGAGCTGAAGTTAAACGCCGGATTTTAATGGGAACTTATGTGCTCTCAGCTGGCTATTACGATGCGTACTATCTCAAGGCACAAAAAGTGAGAACGCGCATCAAGCAAGACTTCGATGAAGCTTTTAAGAATGTAGACGTAATGCTCACCCCAACAACACCAAGCCCGGCATTTGCAATGGGCGAGAAATCGGGTGATCCACTAGAGATGTACCTAAACGACATATTCACAGTGACTGTGAATATGGCAGGGCTCCCAGGAATTTCAGTACCAGCTGGCATGTCAAAATCTGGTTTACCGCTAGGACTACAACTTATCGGCAAACCATTTGATGAAGGCACGCTGCTAAAAGCTGGCCAAGTAATCGAGCAAGCAGCAGGCGAACTACCAAAACCAACAAAATGGTGGGCATAG
- the gatC gene encoding Asp-tRNA(Asn)/Glu-tRNA(Gln) amidotransferase subunit GatC: protein MKKIAKLARIKVTDQETKSLEGELSSILSWVEQLNEVDTDDVEPLTSVVETTMKKREDVVTDGGYAQRVTKNAPLSEDNFFVVPKVVE from the coding sequence GTGAAAAAAATCGCCAAACTGGCACGCATTAAAGTCACAGATCAGGAAACAAAGTCATTGGAAGGTGAGTTGAGCTCAATTCTTTCATGGGTCGAACAACTAAACGAAGTCGACACCGATGATGTGGAACCTTTAACAAGTGTTGTCGAAACAACGATGAAAAAACGTGAAGATGTTGTGACAGATGGTGGCTACGCACAGCGAGTGACCAAAAACGCACCGCTTTCTGAAGATAATTTCTTTGTTGTTCCAAAAGTGGTGGAGTAA
- the gatB gene encoding Asp-tRNA(Asn)/Glu-tRNA(Gln) amidotransferase subunit GatB: MSSDKSHLVKGATGDWEVVIGLEVHAQVTSNSKLFSGASTEFGGAANDHVSLVDAAMPGMLPVINEECVKQAVRTGLGLKSEINLFSRFDRKNYFYPDLPQGYQISQFQYPIVGEGVVILDMKDGSTFEVGIERLHLEQDAGKSMHDQHPSYSYVDFNRTGVALMEIVSKPDMRSSEHAKAYVTKLRTILRYLGTCDGNMDQGSMRADVNVSVRRPGEELGTRTETKNVNSIRFIGQAIDHEVMRQIDVLEDGGTIDQETLLFDPKTGKTRSMRSKEEAHDYRYFPCPDLLPLEFDQAFVDELKKDLPELPDEKKERLMKDYGLNSYDAGILVADKTSSDFFEQVAKGRDAKLASNWVTNEFFGRLNKEGKTIETSPVNAEQLGGIIELISKGDISGKIAKELFEIVWEEGGDPAQIVEERDMKAVTDTGAIEAILDEIIANNPKQVEGVKEKPQLIGWFVGQVMKQTQGKADPKVVNGILKEKLGL; encoded by the coding sequence ATGTCATCTGATAAATCACATTTAGTAAAGGGCGCCACCGGAGATTGGGAGGTCGTTATCGGCCTTGAAGTGCACGCCCAGGTGACATCAAATTCAAAGCTATTTTCAGGCGCATCAACAGAGTTTGGTGGCGCCGCTAATGATCATGTCTCGTTAGTTGATGCAGCCATGCCAGGTATGCTCCCGGTGATCAATGAAGAATGCGTGAAACAAGCCGTTCGCACAGGCTTGGGGCTGAAATCAGAGATCAATCTCTTCTCTCGCTTTGACCGGAAAAACTACTTCTACCCAGATTTACCTCAAGGCTATCAAATCTCACAATTCCAATACCCCATCGTCGGTGAAGGTGTTGTGATCCTGGATATGAAGGATGGCTCTACCTTTGAAGTGGGTATTGAACGCCTCCACCTTGAGCAAGATGCTGGCAAATCAATGCATGACCAACATCCAAGCTACTCTTATGTTGATTTTAACCGGACAGGCGTCGCGCTGATGGAAATCGTCTCCAAGCCGGATATGCGTTCATCAGAACACGCAAAAGCTTACGTTACAAAACTACGCACAATCTTACGCTACCTTGGCACATGTGATGGGAATATGGATCAAGGCTCAATGCGCGCTGATGTAAACGTTTCTGTGCGCCGCCCAGGTGAAGAATTGGGAACAAGAACAGAGACCAAAAACGTAAACTCCATCCGCTTCATTGGTCAGGCTATTGATCACGAAGTCATGCGCCAAATTGACGTTCTTGAAGATGGCGGAACCATTGATCAGGAAACATTATTGTTCGACCCCAAAACCGGCAAAACCAGATCCATGCGCTCGAAAGAAGAAGCTCATGATTATCGTTACTTCCCATGCCCGGATTTACTGCCATTAGAGTTCGATCAAGCCTTTGTTGATGAGTTGAAAAAAGACCTTCCTGAACTACCGGACGAAAAGAAAGAACGGCTGATGAAGGATTATGGGCTAAACAGTTACGATGCTGGCATTTTGGTGGCAGATAAAACATCGTCTGATTTCTTTGAACAAGTCGCCAAAGGCAGAGATGCTAAATTGGCTTCAAACTGGGTAACAAACGAATTCTTTGGCCGCCTGAATAAAGAAGGCAAGACAATTGAGACAAGCCCTGTAAATGCAGAACAACTTGGCGGCATCATCGAGTTGATCTCAAAGGGTGACATCTCAGGTAAGATCGCAAAAGAGCTCTTTGAAATCGTATGGGAAGAGGGCGGCGACCCGGCTCAAATCGTTGAAGAGCGTGACATGAAAGCTGTGACAGACACTGGCGCAATTGAAGCAATCCTGGATGAAATCATCGCCAATAACCCAAAACAAGTTGAAGGCGTAAAAGAGAAACCTCAACTCATCGGATGGTTCGTCGGCCAGGTCATGAAACAAACCCAAGGCAAAGCCGACCCTAAGGTGGTGAACGGTATTCTGAAAGAGAAGCTTGGGCTTTAA
- a CDS encoding chorismate mutase family protein: MTIKAPKDCTSMDDVRAEIDRLDEQLVTLIGERFTYVDRAWQLKDNPADATVPWRIQQVIEKVRAHAEEKDVPPRLVEALWRQMIGWFIQYEEEKLDEKQSNE, translated from the coding sequence ATGACAATTAAAGCACCAAAAGATTGCACTTCAATGGATGATGTTCGCGCTGAAATTGATCGCCTGGACGAGCAGCTGGTAACCTTAATTGGAGAGCGTTTCACATATGTTGATCGAGCCTGGCAATTAAAAGACAATCCGGCAGATGCCACAGTGCCATGGCGCATTCAGCAAGTGATTGAAAAAGTGAGGGCTCATGCCGAAGAAAAAGATGTCCCGCCAAGGCTTGTTGAGGCACTTTGGCGCCAAATGATTGGCTGGTTCATTCAGTATGAAGAAGAAAAATTGGATGAAAAGCAGTCAAACGAATAA
- a CDS encoding class I SAM-dependent methyltransferase: MTNEMTGQASPDYEAIKTKQNAAWGSGDYAKVGVMLQLVGETLAEAMELPYGAPVLDVAAGNGNVTLAMARRGYDVTSSDYVGELLDMGRGRAEAEGFDINFKVADAENLPFDDGSFTGVVSTFGVMFTPNQEQSASELLRVCKSGGRIGLANWTPDGFIGQLFKTLGRLVPPPAGVQSPARWGTQEWLEENFGNEASNISITPKTFKLRFESPKAFIDLFRTYYGPVHKAFLALEPAGQEELTQDMLALIERFNIADDGSSIIAADYLEVLVDKK; the protein is encoded by the coding sequence ATGACGAATGAAATGACAGGACAAGCTTCCCCTGATTATGAAGCGATTAAGACAAAACAAAATGCTGCCTGGGGTTCAGGTGATTATGCCAAGGTTGGCGTTATGCTTCAACTGGTTGGTGAAACATTAGCTGAAGCTATGGAGCTTCCTTACGGTGCTCCCGTTCTTGATGTAGCAGCTGGAAATGGCAATGTAACCCTTGCTATGGCACGCCGCGGCTATGATGTTACATCAAGTGACTATGTTGGTGAGCTCTTGGACATGGGCCGCGGCCGCGCTGAAGCTGAAGGCTTTGATATTAACTTCAAGGTGGCAGATGCTGAAAACTTACCTTTCGATGATGGTTCGTTCACAGGTGTTGTTTCGACCTTTGGTGTGATGTTTACACCAAACCAGGAACAATCGGCTTCTGAACTTTTGCGTGTTTGTAAATCAGGTGGCCGGATCGGTCTTGCTAACTGGACACCGGATGGATTTATCGGCCAGCTTTTCAAAACCCTTGGCCGCCTTGTGCCGCCACCAGCTGGTGTTCAGTCCCCAGCACGTTGGGGAACACAGGAATGGCTTGAAGAGAACTTTGGAAACGAAGCTTCAAACATCTCTATCACTCCAAAGACTTTTAAGCTGCGCTTTGAAAGCCCGAAGGCGTTCATTGATTTGTTCCGCACTTATTATGGACCGGTGCATAAAGCCTTCTTGGCACTTGAACCAGCTGGGCAAGAAGAGCTGACGCAGGATATGCTCGCATTGATTGAGCGCTTTAATATTGCTGATGATGGTAGTTCTATTATTGCAGCAGATTATTTAGAGGTGCTGGTTGATAAGAAATAA